A window of Eriocheir sinensis breed Jianghai 21 chromosome 63, ASM2467909v1, whole genome shotgun sequence contains these coding sequences:
- the LOC126986872 gene encoding tetraspanin-5-like isoform X3: protein MPVKRYRRDQSEVSCCLKYVIFGFNVIFWLMGLSILAIGVWAWTEKDTFNNLSRLTNIALDPAFVLIVTGLITFTIGFTGCVGALRENTCLLACYAIFLAILLLLEMTAGILGFIFKDWIKSQATSGFQAFIVHYRDDPDQQNLIDWIQEKWLECCGIEGPKDWDRNVYFNCSSEVVGSREACGVPFSCCKQKANEIIKNKQCGYDVRKTDYHGDSSLVIYDRGCLRAGEDWIERNLVPVAGVAVGVAVLQILGICFAQNLRADIYAQKAKWN, encoded by the exons ATGCCAGTCAAACGCTACCGCAGGGACCAGAGCGAAGTGTCCTGCTGCCTCAAATACGTCATCTTCGGCTTCAACGTCATCTTTTGG TTGATGGGGCTGAGCATCTTGGCCATCGGTGTTTGGGCCTGGACCGAGAAGGACACATTCAACAACCTGAGCCGCCTCACCAACATCGCCCTTGACCCGGCATTTGTCCTCATTGTCACAG GCCTGATCACCTTCACCATCGGCTTCACTGGCTGCGTGGGAGCCCTGAGGGAGAacacctgcctgcttgcctgt TATGCCATCTTCCTTGCCATCCTTCTGCTGCTGGAGATGACAGCCGGCATCCTTGGCTTCATCTTCAAGGACTGG ATCAAGTCACAGGCCACCAGTGGGTTCCAGGCTTTCATAGTGCACTACCGGGACGACCCAGACCAACAAAACCTCATTGACTGGATACAGGAGAAATGG CTGGAGTGCTGTGGAATTGAGGGCCCCAAGGACTGGGACCGCAATGTGTATTTCAACTGCTCATCAGAGGTAGTGGGGTCCCGGGAGGCCTGTGGAGTCCCGTTCTCATGCTGCAAACAGAAAGCAAAT GAAATCATCAAGAACAAACAGTGTGGTTATGACGTCAGAAAAACCGACTAT CATGGTGACAGCTCGCTGGTTATATACGACCGAGGGTGTCTTCGGGCAGGGGAAGACTGGATAGAAAGAAACCTGGTGCCTGTTGCAGGAGTGGCAGTGGGGGTGGCTGTGCTGCAG